A region from the Rhodothermales bacterium genome encodes:
- the rsmB gene encoding 16S rRNA (cytosine(967)-C(5))-methyltransferase RsmB: MALPDSSSDPTLVSARERALARLLRIEQEGAYVGLMDHGATDTEEDAREERQSAEYVAGITRQRRWLDFLLSHFYRGDLESMEPVLRQILRLGLYDILFLSTPEHAAVNEAVELAKRHVRPKAGGLVNGVLRAVLRQRDRLPEPDTGRPERDLAVRHSHPTWITRRWLDRYGEAETAALLAHDNARPRYALRINTLRTTPEQFHRDLDALGVEWTPSEWLDDFVTVAQLQPVLREGWLAEGRCAVQDEAAALVVRLLDPKPDETVLDPAAAPGGKTLYAALRMGDAGRVLAFDVHPSRANLVREAAAAHGLSSVEVEAADLRELAKRPNPPQGDRVLLDAPCSGLGVLAKRADLRWRRTREEIDQLTDLQDDLLDAAAVLVRPGGLLVYSTCTIEPEENAERVAAFLARHPYFEAERADGFVPETFVTADGHFAALPHRHGTDGAFAARLRKG, from the coding sequence ATGGCGCTTCCTGATTCATCCTCCGATCCCACCCTCGTATCCGCCCGCGAGCGAGCACTCGCCCGCCTCCTCCGCATCGAGCAGGAGGGAGCCTACGTCGGGCTCATGGACCACGGAGCGACCGACACCGAGGAGGACGCTCGCGAAGAGCGGCAGTCGGCCGAGTACGTCGCCGGGATCACGCGGCAGCGTCGGTGGCTCGACTTCCTGCTCTCCCATTTCTATCGGGGCGATCTGGAGAGCATGGAGCCCGTGCTCCGGCAGATCCTCCGCCTCGGGCTCTACGACATCCTCTTCCTCTCGACGCCCGAGCACGCCGCCGTCAACGAGGCCGTCGAACTCGCCAAGCGCCACGTCCGGCCGAAGGCGGGTGGGCTCGTCAACGGCGTGCTCCGCGCCGTGCTCCGGCAGCGCGACCGACTCCCCGAGCCCGACACCGGGCGGCCCGAGCGCGACCTCGCCGTCCGCCACTCGCATCCGACGTGGATCACGCGCCGCTGGCTCGATCGCTACGGAGAGGCCGAAACCGCCGCTCTTCTCGCGCACGACAACGCCCGCCCGCGCTACGCGCTCCGCATCAACACGCTGCGCACGACGCCGGAGCAGTTCCACCGCGATCTCGACGCGCTCGGGGTAGAGTGGACGCCGTCCGAGTGGCTCGACGACTTCGTGACCGTCGCCCAACTCCAGCCCGTGCTCCGCGAAGGGTGGCTCGCCGAAGGCCGCTGCGCCGTGCAGGACGAGGCCGCCGCTCTCGTCGTCCGTCTGCTCGACCCGAAGCCGGACGAGACGGTGCTGGACCCCGCCGCCGCGCCGGGTGGGAAAACGCTCTACGCCGCGCTGCGGATGGGAGACGCCGGCCGCGTGCTCGCGTTCGACGTGCATCCGAGCCGGGCGAACCTCGTCCGCGAAGCCGCCGCCGCGCACGGGCTGTCGTCGGTCGAAGTAGAAGCGGCGGACCTGCGCGAACTGGCCAAGCGACCGAACCCGCCGCAGGGCGACCGCGTCCTCCTCGACGCACCCTGCTCCGGCCTCGGCGTCCTCGCCAAACGCGCCGATCTCCGCTGGCGCCGCACGCGCGAAGAGATCGACCAGCTCACCGATTTGCAGGACGACCTGCTCGACGCTGCCGCCGTGCTCGTCCGCCCCGGCGGCCTGCTCGTCTACAGCACGTGCACGATCGAGCCCGAGGAGAATGCCGAGCGCGTCGCCGCCTTCCTCGCGCGCCACCCCTACTTCGAGGCCGAGCGCGCCGACGGCTTCGTGCCCGAGACGTTCGTGACGGCGGACGGCCACTTCGCCGCGCTCCCGCACCGCCACGGCACCGACGGCGCCTTCGCCGCCCGGCTGCGGAAAGGCTAG
- a CDS encoding DUF2156 domain-containing protein produces MAPLSDLARARALVLRHGWNATAYQILNPGIRLWFRPDGDAVVGYVRSWRMWVVAGSPVCAPDNLDAVATAFEAEAARHGARVCYFGADAPLRAIRAGRPGYSEMLVGAQPAWDPADWPEIVSHKASLRAQRNRAVNKGVAVAEWAAGRAHDHPELRRCLAEWLRTRGLPAMRFLVETETLGRLLDRRMFVAERNGEAVAFLVASPIPARQGWLVEQLVRGDRAPNGTATLLLDAAMRALAAEGASFVTLGLSPLSQRAPADMENPLWLRALLGWVRAHGKRFYNFEGLEAFKAKFVPDRWDPITALTNEPAPSLLTLHATADAFSGEGRSPFAFVGRALVEAVQKEARTLGGLRG; encoded by the coding sequence GTGGCTCCGCTGTCCGACCTCGCCCGTGCCCGCGCCCTCGTGCTCCGCCACGGGTGGAACGCGACGGCCTATCAGATCCTCAATCCGGGCATCCGCTTATGGTTCCGGCCCGACGGCGACGCCGTCGTCGGGTACGTGCGGTCGTGGCGGATGTGGGTGGTGGCCGGCTCGCCGGTCTGTGCACCCGACAACCTCGACGCGGTCGCGACGGCGTTCGAGGCCGAGGCGGCACGCCACGGCGCCCGAGTCTGCTATTTCGGCGCCGACGCCCCCCTTCGCGCGATCCGTGCCGGGCGCCCCGGCTACAGCGAGATGCTCGTCGGCGCGCAGCCGGCGTGGGACCCGGCGGACTGGCCGGAGATCGTCAGTCACAAAGCGTCGCTTCGCGCGCAGCGCAATCGAGCGGTGAACAAAGGCGTGGCCGTCGCGGAATGGGCGGCGGGGCGGGCGCACGATCACCCCGAACTGCGCCGCTGCCTCGCCGAGTGGCTACGGACGCGCGGCCTGCCCGCGATGCGCTTCCTCGTCGAGACCGAAACGCTCGGGCGGCTCCTCGACCGCCGCATGTTCGTCGCTGAACGGAACGGTGAGGCCGTGGCTTTTCTCGTGGCTTCGCCGATCCCCGCGCGGCAAGGCTGGCTCGTCGAGCAGCTCGTCCGCGGCGACCGCGCCCCGAACGGCACGGCGACGCTGCTGCTCGATGCGGCGATGCGCGCCCTCGCCGCAGAAGGCGCAAGTTTCGTCACGCTCGGCCTCTCCCCGCTCTCACAACGGGCACCGGCCGACATGGAGAACCCGCTCTGGCTCCGCGCCCTGCTCGGCTGGGTCCGCGCCCACGGCAAACGGTTCTACAACTTCGAAGGCCTCGAAGCCTTCAAGGCCAAGTTCGTCCCCGACCGCTGGGACCCGATCACCGCGCTGACGAACGAGCCCGCACCGAGCCTCCTCACGCTCCACGCCACGGCCGACGCGTTCAGCGGCGAAGGCCGCTCGCCGTTCGCATTCGTCGGGCGGGCGCTCGTCGAGGCCGTACAAAAGGAAGCGCGCACGCTCGGCGGGCTGCGCGGCTGA
- a CDS encoding class I SAM-dependent rRNA methyltransferase translates to MPDYPRVVLRPHKDKAIRRGYPWVFANQLARKSATPKRGAVVQIESFEGEVFGLGLYHDESLIAVRFLTRDAEAEIDAAFFKTRIDRAVDLREAAFPDATHARMVFGESDGLPGTVVDRYGDVLTFTTLSYGMAERKEWLLDALEARLKPSAIVERNDAALREKDGLEESTGVLRGELSGPVRIEEHGVPFEVDVLNGPKTGFFIDQRLNRLSIRPFAKGRRVLDVFCADGGFGLHAAAAGAAHVHFLDASEDALARVRHNAELAGVSDRISTESADALDRLGSLAEEKSDFDLIVLDPPGFAQSRRHVEAAMKAYQRINISALQILPPGGLLATASCSQAVSEDDFVKLVHYSAKKAGAHLRLLHRGGQPPDHPVLESMPETHYLKFYLFQKLWDEVPG, encoded by the coding sequence ATGCCCGACTACCCGCGCGTCGTCCTCCGCCCCCACAAAGACAAAGCGATCCGGCGTGGCTACCCGTGGGTCTTCGCCAACCAGCTCGCCCGCAAGAGTGCGACGCCCAAGCGCGGCGCCGTCGTCCAGATCGAGTCGTTCGAAGGCGAGGTGTTCGGGCTCGGGCTCTACCATGACGAATCCCTCATCGCGGTCCGCTTCCTGACGCGCGACGCCGAGGCCGAGATCGACGCGGCATTCTTCAAAACGCGGATCGACCGCGCCGTCGATCTCCGCGAGGCGGCATTCCCCGACGCCACGCACGCCCGGATGGTCTTCGGCGAGAGCGACGGCCTGCCCGGCACCGTCGTGGACCGCTACGGCGACGTGCTCACGTTCACGACGCTCTCGTACGGCATGGCCGAGCGGAAGGAGTGGCTGCTCGACGCGCTCGAAGCCCGGCTCAAGCCCTCCGCGATCGTCGAGCGCAACGACGCGGCGCTGCGCGAGAAGGACGGGCTCGAGGAATCGACGGGCGTGCTGCGCGGCGAGCTCTCCGGCCCCGTCCGCATCGAGGAGCACGGCGTGCCGTTCGAGGTCGACGTGCTGAACGGGCCGAAGACAGGCTTCTTCATCGACCAGCGGCTGAACCGGCTCAGCATCCGCCCCTTTGCGAAGGGCCGCCGCGTGCTCGACGTGTTCTGCGCCGACGGTGGCTTCGGCCTCCACGCCGCCGCCGCCGGGGCCGCCCACGTCCACTTCCTCGACGCCTCCGAGGACGCCCTCGCCCGCGTCCGCCACAACGCCGAACTCGCCGGGGTCTCCGACCGCATCTCGACCGAGTCCGCCGACGCGCTCGACCGCCTCGGCAGCCTCGCCGAAGAGAAATCCGACTTCGACCTCATCGTGCTCGACCCGCCGGGCTTCGCCCAGAGCCGCCGTCACGTCGAGGCCGCGATGAAGGCGTACCAGCGCATCAACATCTCGGCGCTGCAGATCCTCCCGCCCGGCGGCCTCCTCGCCACGGCGTCGTGCTCGCAGGCCGTCTCCGAGGACGACTTCGTCAAGCTCGTCCACTACAGCGCGAAGAAGGCGGGCGCTCACCTCCGCCTGCTCCACCGCGGCGGCCAGCCGCCGGACCACCCCGTGCTGGAGTCGATGCCGGAGACGCACTACCTCAAGTTCTACCTCTTCCAGAAACTCTGGGACGAGGTGCCGGGCTAG
- a CDS encoding PorV/PorQ family protein translates to MNLLRSLGLLLLLLAVAAAPAEAQRVAKYGADFLAGGVGGRALGMGGAYVALANDVTAGYWNPAGLNATAYPEAAYMHAERFDGIVQFDYGAGVFPVNARSTVGISFFRSGVDDIANTLNAWDAQNDRPTPDSISFFSAADYAFFVSYARQLKSNLSVGATAKVIRRGIGDFATAWGYSVDVGAQYRLGIFQFGVNLQDITGMLQSWSVDSEALGNISEVFGQDLPVGGSEIVLPVARFGTGVTLPLTDDIGFTTGLDFDLAFDGQRAYAFNSGDVSFHPRFGTELTYRNVVALRAGISDVTSSERFGTQVTPTVGAGLNVGAFDVDYGFGDFGGIRSDLGYSHRVSLKYTLTQDALARVNR, encoded by the coding sequence ATGAATCTGCTCCGCTCGCTCGGCCTTCTCCTCCTCCTGCTCGCTGTGGCTGCGGCCCCCGCCGAGGCGCAGCGTGTCGCGAAGTACGGCGCCGACTTCCTCGCCGGCGGGGTTGGCGGGCGGGCGCTCGGGATGGGCGGAGCCTACGTTGCCCTCGCGAACGACGTCACGGCTGGCTACTGGAACCCCGCCGGGCTCAACGCGACGGCCTACCCCGAGGCCGCGTACATGCACGCCGAGCGCTTCGACGGCATCGTGCAGTTCGATTACGGCGCGGGCGTTTTCCCCGTCAACGCCCGCTCGACCGTCGGCATCTCGTTCTTCCGCAGCGGCGTCGACGACATCGCGAACACCCTCAACGCGTGGGACGCGCAGAACGACCGCCCGACGCCGGACTCGATCAGCTTCTTCTCCGCCGCCGACTACGCGTTCTTCGTCTCGTACGCCCGCCAGCTCAAGTCGAACCTCTCGGTCGGCGCGACGGCGAAGGTCATCCGCCGCGGCATCGGCGACTTCGCGACGGCGTGGGGCTACTCCGTCGACGTCGGCGCGCAGTACCGGCTCGGCATCTTCCAGTTCGGCGTCAACTTGCAGGACATCACGGGGATGCTGCAGTCGTGGAGCGTGGACAGCGAGGCGCTCGGCAACATCAGCGAGGTGTTCGGCCAGGACCTGCCGGTCGGCGGATCCGAGATCGTCCTCCCCGTGGCCCGCTTCGGGACCGGCGTCACGCTCCCGCTCACCGACGACATCGGCTTCACGACGGGGCTCGACTTCGACCTCGCCTTCGACGGGCAGCGCGCCTACGCCTTCAACTCCGGCGACGTGTCGTTCCACCCCCGCTTCGGGACGGAGCTGACGTACCGCAACGTCGTCGCCCTCCGCGCCGGCATCTCCGACGTGACGAGCTCCGAGCGCTTCGGCACCCAGGTCACGCCCACCGTCGGTGCCGGGCTCAACGTCGGCGCGTTCGACGTCGACTACGGCTTCGGCGACTTCGGCGGCATCCGCTCGGATCTGGGCTACTCGCACCGCGTCTCGCTGAAGTATACCCTCACGCAGGACGCGCTCGCCCGCGTCAACCGCTAA
- a CDS encoding TonB family protein produces the protein MKRDDWTGLGTSVGLHALLLLIFTIVSGVAEPQPLGLIEVEFGPFEMAQPAARSETKQPAPTQPRPEPQPEKPAPKPTPAKTEPVKLPTRTPTPEPERVPPPTPEQTVNEPERQTQPERPVADPAPTERTGGNPVGTTGSTSEAGDEGTSTQRRAPYSIDGLNRTPRRAPLPRNPGAVGTVTVRVTVAPNGSVVAYPLVRRAGPNLDRAVQEAIRSWTFNPLPPAAPQENQSGTITFFFSLN, from the coding sequence ATGAAACGCGACGACTGGACCGGACTCGGGACGAGCGTAGGGCTCCACGCCCTGTTGCTGCTGATCTTTACGATCGTGTCCGGCGTCGCCGAGCCGCAGCCGCTCGGGCTGATCGAGGTCGAGTTCGGGCCGTTCGAGATGGCGCAGCCCGCCGCCCGCTCCGAGACGAAGCAGCCGGCGCCGACGCAGCCGCGCCCCGAGCCGCAGCCGGAGAAGCCCGCGCCGAAGCCGACGCCCGCGAAGACCGAGCCCGTCAAGCTCCCGACGCGCACGCCGACGCCCGAGCCCGAGCGCGTCCCCCCGCCAACGCCGGAGCAGACGGTGAACGAGCCGGAGCGGCAGACACAGCCCGAGCGCCCCGTCGCCGACCCCGCGCCGACCGAGCGCACCGGTGGCAACCCGGTGGGCACGACGGGCTCCACGTCCGAAGCGGGCGACGAGGGGACGAGCACGCAGCGCCGCGCCCCGTACTCGATCGACGGGCTGAACCGGACGCCGCGCCGCGCCCCCCTCCCGCGTAATCCCGGCGCCGTCGGGACGGTGACCGTCCGCGTGACGGTCGCTCCGAACGGGAGCGTCGTCGCGTACCCGCTCGTCCGCCGGGCCGGGCCGAACCTCGACCGCGCCGTGCAGGAGGCGATCCGAAGCTGGACGTTCAACCCGCTCCCGCCCGCCGCGCCGCAGGAGAATCAGTCGGGCACGATCACGTTCTTCTTCAGCCTGAACTGA
- a CDS encoding sugar transferase, whose translation MARKAELAALLFSDLVALTLAYLAFHAARTEWGWLGTTADVSVFALPSVGVLSAFWLVLFLFSGMHRERHAASRFDEFVVLLKVVTVGTLLLFFLLFIERLDPLSARKAILLYWGCVVGFVAAGRFAVRSIQKALILRGHGLHKAVIVGWSAQVEQLYREVARYPAAGLEIVGAVRLQPEPVAELALAGTADAYLFGGDGPSGDGPAGDGPASTYHGDVAPSFNSNGLSTAVHSIAALPGLIDRLGVQDVLIALGTDDHAYLDEVLRVCDGRPVALKLVPDFYTVIGGMARTEHMYGLPLIEVLPEPIPAWERHTKRILDVVVSAVVLVVGMPLWLAVAALVKLTSDGPAIYRQTRAGQHGKPFTMYKFRTMQDDAERHTGPVWAQKGDSRYTPIGPWLRALRIDEIPQMWNVLKGEMSLVGPRPERPYFVERLAREIPLYSRRHRIQPGVTGLAQVKWRYDQDLEDVRQKLKYDLFYIENMSLRMDFQILLQTIRTTLGRQGH comes from the coding sequence GTGGCTCGCAAAGCCGAATTGGCCGCGTTGCTCTTTAGCGACCTGGTCGCCCTGACTCTCGCCTACCTCGCGTTCCACGCCGCCCGCACCGAGTGGGGCTGGCTGGGGACGACGGCAGACGTATCCGTCTTCGCCCTCCCGTCGGTGGGCGTGCTCTCCGCCTTCTGGCTCGTGCTCTTCCTCTTCTCGGGGATGCACCGCGAGCGCCACGCTGCCAGCCGGTTCGACGAGTTCGTGGTCCTGCTCAAGGTGGTAACGGTCGGGACGCTCCTGCTCTTCTTCCTCCTCTTCATCGAGCGGCTCGACCCGCTCTCGGCACGGAAGGCGATCCTGCTCTACTGGGGCTGCGTGGTCGGGTTCGTCGCGGCCGGACGCTTCGCCGTGCGGAGCATCCAGAAAGCGCTGATCCTGCGAGGTCACGGGCTGCACAAAGCCGTCATCGTGGGGTGGAGCGCCCAAGTCGAGCAACTCTATCGCGAAGTCGCACGCTACCCCGCGGCCGGGCTCGAAATCGTCGGCGCGGTGCGGCTGCAGCCGGAGCCGGTGGCGGAGCTCGCGCTCGCTGGGACGGCGGACGCCTACCTCTTCGGCGGCGACGGGCCATCCGGCGACGGCCCGGCCGGCGACGGCCCCGCATCCACCTACCACGGCGACGTGGCGCCCTCGTTCAACAGCAACGGGCTCTCGACGGCCGTCCACTCCATCGCCGCGCTCCCCGGCCTCATCGACCGGCTCGGCGTGCAGGACGTGCTCATCGCCCTCGGCACCGACGACCACGCTTACCTCGACGAAGTCCTCCGCGTCTGCGACGGCCGCCCCGTCGCGCTCAAGCTCGTGCCCGACTTCTACACCGTGATCGGCGGAATGGCGCGGACCGAGCACATGTACGGGCTGCCGCTCATCGAAGTCCTCCCGGAGCCGATCCCGGCGTGGGAACGCCACACGAAGCGGATCCTCGACGTCGTCGTCAGCGCCGTCGTGCTCGTAGTCGGGATGCCACTGTGGCTGGCGGTAGCGGCCCTCGTCAAGCTCACCTCGGACGGCCCCGCGATCTACCGGCAGACGCGGGCGGGGCAGCACGGCAAGCCGTTCACGATGTACAAATTCCGCACGATGCAGGACGACGCCGAGCGCCACACCGGTCCCGTGTGGGCACAGAAAGGCGACTCGCGCTACACACCGATCGGCCCGTGGCTCCGCGCCCTCCGCATCGACGAGATCCCGCAGATGTGGAACGTGCTGAAGGGCGAGATGAGCCTCGTCGGCCCGCGCCCCGAACGCCCTTACTTCGTCGAGCGGCTCGCGCGCGAGATCCCGCTCTATAGCCGCCGCCACCGCATCCAGCCCGGCGTTACGGGCCTTGCCCAGGTGAAGTGGCGCTACGATCAGGACCTCGAAGACGTCCGGCAGAAGCTGAAGTACGACCTCTTTTACATCGAGAACATGAGCCTGCGCATGGACTTCCAGATCCTGCTCCAGACGATTCGTACGACGCTCGGTCGGCAGGGGCATTGA
- a CDS encoding phosphatase PAP2 family protein gives MAPPRPLLLPLLLAVSLFVSLVAPAAHAQQTDGGRFLRWATDDPLGVLRGLTSRHAIYTAGAGSALVLFTLTDDTLTGSAGEERDQDLGPFLNTTNLIGDPNLALPAAAVVFGATLLTEDARLQDAAFTSLEAGLYGHVLASVLKGFAGRARPHRLEGPYDFEPFSDQKSFPSGHTTLAFALITPWVVYYPSPATYALFGVTTGTAVARVVGGDHWSSDVVAGAAIGILTGYALANRHQRHPSGLRVSPTVTQGGAGLSLRLSF, from the coding sequence ATGGCCCCACCCCGACCGCTGTTGTTGCCCCTCCTGCTCGCCGTGTCGCTCTTCGTCAGCTTGGTGGCGCCGGCGGCCCACGCGCAGCAGACCGACGGCGGCCGCTTCCTCCGCTGGGCCACGGACGATCCGCTCGGCGTGCTGCGTGGGCTCACGTCGCGCCACGCGATCTACACCGCCGGCGCGGGCAGCGCCCTCGTCCTCTTCACCCTCACCGACGACACGCTGACCGGGAGTGCGGGCGAAGAGCGCGATCAAGACCTCGGCCCGTTTCTGAACACGACCAACCTGATCGGCGACCCGAACCTCGCGCTGCCGGCAGCGGCGGTCGTGTTCGGGGCGACGTTGCTGACAGAGGACGCGCGGCTGCAGGACGCGGCGTTCACGTCGCTCGAAGCCGGGCTCTACGGGCATGTGCTCGCATCCGTGCTCAAGGGCTTCGCCGGGCGCGCGCGCCCCCACCGGCTGGAGGGGCCGTATGACTTCGAGCCATTCTCGGACCAGAAATCGTTCCCCTCAGGCCACACGACGCTCGCCTTCGCACTCATCACGCCGTGGGTGGTCTACTACCCCAGCCCCGCCACCTATGCCCTCTTCGGGGTCACGACGGGGACGGCCGTCGCGCGCGTCGTCGGGGGCGATCACTGGTCGTCGGACGTAGTGGCGGGAGCGGCCATCGGGATCCTTACGGGCTACGCCCTCGCCAACCGGCATCAGCGCCACCCCAGCGGCCTCCGCGTCTCGCCGACCGTCACGCAGGGCGGAGCCGGGCTGTCGCTGCGACTCTCGTTCTGA